In Falco cherrug isolate bFalChe1 chromosome 5, bFalChe1.pri, whole genome shotgun sequence, one DNA window encodes the following:
- the LOC114017861 gene encoding LOW QUALITY PROTEIN: casein kinase I-like (The sequence of the model RefSeq protein was modified relative to this genomic sequence to represent the inferred CDS: substituted 1 base at 1 genomic stop codon): MLKGEKWWGKSALSHDKFGKSLRETFHPAIQKGPVNFKFGVLYAKDGQLTDDEMFGDVGVPTIKWCGAEGDYNVMVMEPFGPSIEDLFSFCSRKFSLETVLLLADQMTSXIEYIHSKNFIHRVVKPDNFIMGLGKKGNLVYIIDSGLAKKYRDARTHQHIPYRENKNLTGTACYESINTHLGIGETGFLLFGDRHSFEVNPCLQTAYIFLDSSTSAMAMNLKRKLDRLRHT, translated from the exons ATGTTGAAGGGGGAAAAGTGGTGGGGGAAgag tgctttgagTCATGACAAATTTGGGAAGAGCCTGAGGGAAACCTTTCATCCTGCGATACAGAAG ggacctgtgaattttaaatttgGAGTCCTTTACGCTAAGGATGGGCAGCTTACAGATGATGAAATGTTTGGCGATG tgGGCGTTCCCACAATTAAGTGGTGTGGAGCTGAAGGGGATTACAATGTAATGGTGATGGAGCCGTTTGGACCAAGTATTGAAGATCTCTTCAGTTTTTGTTCAAGGAAATTTAGTCTCGAGACAGTCCTATTACTCGCTGACCAaatg ACTAGTTGAATTGAATACATTCACTCtaagaacttcatccaccgagtTGTGAAGCCAGACAACTTCATAATGGGCCTTGGGAAGAAAGGCAATCTTGTCTACATAATAGACTCTGGATTAGCAAAGAAGTATCGAGACGCTCGAACTCACCAACATATTCCATATcgtgaaaataaaaacttaacaGGAACTGCCTGTTATGAATCCATCAACACACATCTTGGAATCG GAGAAACAGGATTTCTCTTGTTTGGAGATAGACACAGCTTTGAGGTCAACCCATGTCTTCAGACAGCTTACATTTTTCTGGACTCTTCAACTTCAGCAATGGCAATGAATCTAAAAA GGAAACTGGACCGCCTGAGGCACACTTGA